A single region of the Gossypium arboreum isolate Shixiya-1 chromosome 12, ASM2569848v2, whole genome shotgun sequence genome encodes:
- the LOC108477593 gene encoding alpha-glucan water dikinase, chloroplastic-like, with protein sequence MSNCVGQILIQQHFLRPTVLKHQSKLKNSSGVPNISFCANASLSNSAQQRRSWISTKFYGNRLISKRKQKIAMGSRRAFTFIPQAVLAANLASEQHLARFNVDGNTELQVDASTPASGSITQVNFRIIYSSDSLLLHWGVICDGNENWVLPSRQPEGTKNYKNKALRTPFVESGSSSYLKLEIDDPSIQAIEFIIFDEARNIWIKNNGQNFHVKLPWKVTLISNISLPEDLVQIQAYFRWERKGKQMYTREKEKEEYEAARAELLEEIARGTSVDDIRTKLTKKGGQEFKDSAIPEKKNAIPDDLVQIQSYIRWEKAGKPNYSPEQQLREFDEARKELQFELEKGASLDVIRKKITKGEIETKVSKPPQNKRYFSAQRTQRKQRDLMVLLNKHSVKSAEGSITVEPKPLTAVESFAKKIELDSSLVMNKKIYKFGEREVLVLVTKSADKIKIHIASDFEEPLTLHWALSEKAGEWLPPPRTVLPPGSVSLGGAAESTFSTCSFDDLPKQVQCIELEIEAGNFKGMPFVLLSGEKWIKHNGSDFYVDFSQRFKQDQKDAGDGKGTSKVLLDRIAEMESEAQKSFMHRFNIASDLMDQAKDTGELGLAGILVWMRFMATRQLIWNKNYNVKPREISKAQDRLTDLLQSTYTTHPQHRELLRMIMSTVGRGGEGDVGQRIRDEILVIQRNNDCKGGMMEEWHQKLHNNTSPDDVVICQALIDYIKSDFDISIYWKTLTENGITKERLLSYDRAIHSDPSFGRDQKDGLLRDLGHYMRTLKAVHSGADLESAISNCMGYQAEGEGFMVGVQINPVAGLPSGFPELLQFILQHVEDRNVEALIEGLLEARQELQPLLSKSSDRLKDLLFLDIALDSTVRTATERAYEELNNAGPEKIMYFITLILENLALSSDDNEDLIYCLKGWHHAISMCNSQSAHWALYAKSVLDRTRLGLSSKAEWYQRILQPSAEYLGSLLEVDPWAINIFTEEVIRAGSAATLSSLINRLDPVLRETAHLGSWQVISPVEVVGYVDVVEELLAVQNKSYDRPTILVAKSVKGEEEIPDGTVAVLTPDMPDVLSHVSVRARNCKVCFATCFDPKILADLQANKGKLLRLKPSSADVVYSEVKEGDLADSSNLKGDGPSSITLVRKQFGGKYAISAEEFTPEMVGAKSRNISYLKGKVPSWVGIPTSVALPFGVFEKVLADKLNQRVVEKLQILKKKLGEGDFDALGEIRQTVLQLAAPPELVKELKTKMLSSGMPCPGDEGEQRWEQAWTAITKVWASKWNERAYFSTRKAKLDHEYLCMAVLVQEIINADYAFVIHTTNPSSGDSSEIYAEVVKGLGETLVGAYPGRALSFVCKKSNLSSPQVLGYPSKPIALFIRRSIIFRSDSNGEDLEGYAGAGLYDSVPMDEEEKVVVDYSCDPLLNDGKFQQSILSSIAGAGKAIEELYRSPQDIEGVIRDGKVYVVQTRPQM encoded by the exons ATGAGTAATTGCGTTGGCCAGATTTTGATACAGCAGCACTTCCTCCGTCCTACGGTTTTAAAGCATCAAAGCAAACTCAAAAATTCTTCTGGCGTCCCTAACATATCCTTTTGTGCCAATGCTTCCCTGAGTAATTCGGCCCAGCAGCGCAGGTCTTGGATTTCTACAAAGTTCTATGGCAACAGATTGATAAGTAAGAGGAAGCAGAAAATAGCCATGGGGAGCCGACGGGCCTTTACGTTCATCCCTCAAGCCGTATTAGCTGCTAATCTGGCTTCTGAG CAGCACCTTGCAAGATTCAATGTTGATGGGAATACTGAATTGCAG GTTGATGCTAGTACTCCTGCTTCAGGATCTATTACACAAGTAAATTTTAGAATCATTTACAGTAGCGACTCTTTACTCTTGCACTGGGGTGTGATATGCGATGGAAACGA AAACTGGGTACTTCCTTCACGTCAACCGGAAGGGACCAAAAATTACAAGAATAAGGCCTTACGAACTCCATTTGTGGAG TCTGGCTCCAGTTCCTATTTAAAGTTAGAAATTGATGATCCTAGCATCCAAGCTATAGAGTTTATTATATTTGATGAAGCCCGAAATATATG GATAAAAAATAATGGTCAGAACTTTCATGTGAAGTTACCTTGGAAGGTGACATTGATTTCAAATATTTCATTACCTGAAGATCTTGTTCAGATTCAAGCATATTTTAGGTGGGAGCGAAAGGGTAAACAGATGTACACCCGAGAGAAAGAGAAG GAAGAATATGAAGCAGCTCGTGCTGAGCTGTTGGAGGAAATAGCCAGGGGTACTTCTGTGGATGACATTCGGACAAAGCTAACAAAAAAAGGTGGACAAGAATTTAAGGACTCAGCTATTCCTGAAAAAAAAAACGCGATACCCGATGATCTTGTCCAAATACAATCCTATATACGATGGGAGAAAGCAGGGAAGCCAAATTATTCCCCAGAGCAACAGCTT AGGGAATTTGATGAAGCAAGGAAAGAGTTGCAATTCGAACTAGAAAAAGGTGCATCTCTTGATGTAATTCGAAAGAAGATTACTAAAGGAGAGATAGAGACAAAGGTTTCAAAGCCACCGCAGAACAAAAGATATTTTAGTGCTCAACGGACTCAGCGCAAGCAGAGGGACCTGATGGTGCTTCTTAATAAGCATTCAGTGAAATCTGCAGAAGGAAGTATAACAGTTGAACCAAAACCATTGACAGCAGTTGAAAGCTTTGCTAAGAAAATTGAACTGGATAGCAGCCTTGTTATGAACAAGAAAATTTACAAATTTGGTGAGAGGGAGGTTTTG GTGCTTGTCACCAAATCTGCTGATAAGATAAAGATTCACATAGCTAGTGATTTTGAAGAACCGCTTACCCTTCACTGGGCTCTATCTGAAAAGGCTGGAGAGTGGCTG CCACCACCTCGCACTGTTCTCCCTCCAGGTTCAGTTTCTTTAGGTGGAGCTGCTGAATCAACATTTTCAACATGCTCTTTTGATGATCTTCCCAAACAG GTTCAATGCATTGAGTTGGAGATTGAGGCCGGTAATTTTAAAGGGATGCCATTTGTTCTTCTGTCTGGAGAGAAGTGGATAAAACATAATGGCTCCGACTTCTATGTGGACTTCAGCCAGAGATTCAAGCAAGATCAAAAG GATGCTGGTGATGGCAAAGGTACTTCAAAGGTTTTGTTGGATAGAATAGCTGAAATGGAGAGTGAGGCACAAAAGTCTTTTATGCACAG GTTTAATATTGCATCAGATTTAATGGATCAAGCCAAAGATACTGGCGAATTGGGCCTGGCTGGGATCTTAGTGTGGATGAGGTTTATGGCTACGAGGCAGCTCATATGGAATAAAAACTACAATGTGAAACCACG GGAGATAAGTAAGGCGCAGGATAGACTCACTGACTTGCTCCAGAGTACTTACACTACTCATCCACAGCATCGCGAGCTTTTGCGCATGATTATGTCTACTGTTGGTCGTGGAGGTGAAGGGGATGTGGGGCAAAGAATTAGGGATGAAATATTGGTCATCCAG AGGAACAATGACTGCAAGGGAGGGATGATGGAGGAATGGCACCAGAAGTTGCATAATAATACTAGTCCAGATGACGTTGTAATCTGTCAG GCACTGATCGACTATATTAAAAGTGACTTTGACATTAGCATCTACTGGAAGACTCTAACTGAGAATGGAATAACTAAGGAACGCCTCTTAAGTTATGATCGTGCTATCCATTCTGACCCAAGTTTTGGGAGAGATCAGAAGGATGGTCTATTGCGTGATCTTGGCCATTATATGAGAACCTTGAAG GCTGTTCATTCTGGTGCAGATCTTGAGTCTGCTATTTCTAATTGCATGGGCTACCAAGCAGAG GGTGAAGGTTTCATGGTCGGGGTGCAAATAAACCCTGTAGCTGGCTTGCCCTCTGGATTTCCA GAATTGCTTCAGTTTATACTTCAACATGTTGAAGACAGAAATGTAGAAGCCCTGATTGAG GGTCTACTTGAGGCTCGTCAAGAGCTTCAGCCATTGTTGTCGAAGTCTAGTGATCGTCTGAAGGATCTATTGTTTTTAGACATTGCCCTTGACTCTACTGTTAGGACAGCTACTGAAAGAGCTTATGAGGAGCTGAACAATGCTGGACCAGAG AAAATCATGTACTTCATCACTCTCATCCTAGAAAACCTTGCACTTTCATCTGATGACAATGAGGATCTGATCTATTGTTTGAAG GGATGGCATCATGCCATAAGCATGTGCAATAGTCAAAGTGCTCACTGGGCACTGTACGCGAAGTCAGTACTGGATAGAACTCGCCTTGGACTGTCTAGTAAGGCTGAGTGGTACCAGCGTATCTTGCAACCATCAGCAGAATATCTTGGATCATTGCTTGAAGTAGATCCATGGGCT ATCAACATATTTACAGAAGAAGTTATCCGTGCTGGATCAGCTGCAACTTTATCTTCGCTTATTAATCGACTTGATCCTGTTCTTAGGGAGACTGCTCATCTTGGAAG TTGGCAGGTTATCAGTCCAGTTGAAGTTgttgggtatgttgatgttgtagAAGAGCTGCTTGCTGTACAGAATAAATCTTATGACCGGCCTACTATTTTAGTGGCAAAAAGTGtaaaaggagaagaagaaatTCCAGATGGCACAGTTGCTGTATTGACACCTGACATGCCTGATGTTTTATCACATGTTTCTGTCCGAGCAAGAAATTGCAAG GTTTGCTTTGCTACATGCTTTGATCCTAAAATTCTGGCTGACCTCCAAGCAAACAAAGGGAAATTATTACGCCTAAAACCTTCATCTGCAGATGTAGTTTATAG TGAGGTGAAGGAGGGTGACCTAGCTGATTCAAGTAACTTGAAGGGAGATGGTCCATCATCTATTACTTTGGTTAGAAAGCAGTTTGGTGGTAAATATGCCATATCAGCAGAGGAATTTACACCTGAAATG GTCGGTGCTAAATCACGCAATATCTCATATCTAAAAGGAAAAGTTCCATCTTGGGTTGGGATTCCCACATCAGTTGCCCTTCCATTTGGAGTATTTGAGAAGGTTCTTGCAGATAAACTAAACCAG AGGGTGGTTGAGAAGTTgcaaattttgaagaaaaagttGGGAGAAGGAGACTTTGATGCACTTGGGGAGATTCGTCAGACGGTTCTACAACTGGCAGCACCACCCGAATTG GTGAAAGAGCTGAAGACCAAGATGCTAAGTTCTGGAATGCCTTGCCCCGGAGATGAAGGTGAACAGAGGTGGGAGCAAGCATGGACTGCTATAACGAAGGTCTGGGCCTCAAAATGGAATGAGAGAGCATATTTCAGCACCAGGAAAGCCAAACTAGACCACGAGTACCTATGCATGGCTGTCCTGGTTCAGGAAATAATCAATGCTGATTATGCATTTGTTATCCATACTACTAATCCTTCTTCAGGGGACTCATCAGAGATCTATGCTGAG GTGGTGAAGGGACTTGGAGAAACTCTGGTTGGAGCTTATCCAGGTCGTGCTTTGAGTTTTGTTTGCAAGAAAAGCAATCTCAGCTCTCCTCAG GTATTGGGATACCCGAGCAAACCAATTGCTCTCTTCATAAGGCGTTCCATTATCTTCCGCTCTGATTCAAATGGTGAAGATCTAGAAGGTTACGCGGGTGCTGGCCTTTATGACAG TGTGCCCATGGATGAAGAAGAGAAAGTAGTGGTTGATTACTCATGTGACCCATTGCTAAACGATGGCAAGTTCCAACAATCTATCCTGTCTAGCATTGCAGGGGCAGGAAAGGCTATAGAGGAACTTTATAGATCCCCGCAAGATATTGAAGGTGTGATTAGGGATGGTAAGGTTTATGTTGTCCAGACAAGACCCCAGATGTGA